One genomic region from Haloarcula taiwanensis encodes:
- a CDS encoding kinase anchor protein — translation MTGQEYIDRADESLDAAYEAPMSLAEYVDTVLETPQVAAHASKYLLDAIEDAGTRMVIEEGDEKERYRFFDDPYNDGEHAILGNTEVLNAFVDDLRSIAAGRGKDEKIIWLEGPTATGKSELKRCLINGLREYSKTPEGRRYTVEWNVAGAGGSATSMTYGNAAIEDEDDWYESPVQAHPLTVFPDDVRADLLAEVNERLDDHIPIRVEGQLDPFSREAYDFLEEQYRRQGETDLFSAVTQPAHLRVKNFVVDVGRGIGILHSEDEGTPKERLVGSWMHGMLRELDSRGRKNPQAFSYDGVLSQGNGLLTVVEDAAQHADLLQKLLNVPDESHVKLDKGIGMDVDTQLVIISNPDLEAQLNKHADREGQDPLKALKRRLDKHEFTYLTNLSLEAQLLRRELTNETAVWDPESWDELETWIQEPLTISVRDEVASATEKELAPHTVESAALYAVVSRLDSAEIPTGLDLVDKALLFDRGYLMEGDERVDIDDYDLETTAEDGDHGIPVTYVRDIIADLLHEPQDRHHSDLPVEHVLMPRDVLNAVAEGLEDAPVFSTGEATEYEERVVTVKNYIFGQQEQDVLDAMMRDKRVDEATVEEYIEHVYAWESDDQIENERGELVDPDPLKMKVFEIEHLGRFDEKNYDGNEPDHAVEQFRTDKIITALNRHAWQRRDEEFRVGDVNPKEIPVINTVLGSYDWDDIKRTYEDFEPGQWDNPPSGTETARLKAKTLSNMVEMFDYTEASAELTSRHVMSQVSYRWD, via the coding sequence ATGACAGGCCAGGAGTACATCGACCGCGCGGACGAGTCTCTCGACGCCGCCTACGAGGCCCCGATGAGCCTCGCGGAGTACGTCGACACCGTCCTCGAAACGCCCCAGGTCGCGGCGCATGCCTCAAAGTACCTGCTCGACGCCATCGAGGACGCGGGGACCCGGATGGTCATCGAGGAAGGCGACGAGAAGGAGCGCTACCGCTTCTTCGACGACCCGTACAACGACGGCGAGCACGCCATCCTCGGCAACACTGAGGTGCTGAATGCCTTCGTCGACGACCTCCGCTCGATCGCCGCGGGTCGCGGGAAAGACGAGAAGATAATCTGGCTGGAGGGGCCGACGGCGACTGGCAAGTCCGAACTGAAGCGCTGTCTCATCAACGGCCTCCGGGAGTACTCGAAGACGCCCGAGGGCCGGCGCTACACCGTCGAGTGGAACGTCGCCGGGGCCGGCGGCAGCGCCACCAGCATGACCTACGGGAACGCGGCCATCGAAGACGAGGACGACTGGTACGAAAGCCCCGTCCAGGCCCACCCGCTGACGGTGTTCCCCGACGACGTGCGGGCGGACCTGCTCGCCGAGGTCAACGAGCGGCTGGACGACCACATCCCCATCCGCGTCGAGGGCCAACTGGACCCGTTCTCGCGGGAGGCCTACGACTTCCTCGAAGAGCAGTACCGCCGGCAGGGCGAGACGGACCTGTTCTCCGCGGTGACACAGCCTGCCCACCTCCGGGTGAAGAACTTCGTCGTGGACGTGGGCCGGGGCATCGGCATCCTCCACTCCGAGGACGAGGGCACGCCGAAGGAACGGCTCGTCGGCTCGTGGATGCACGGCATGCTCCGGGAACTGGACTCGCGGGGCCGGAAGAACCCGCAGGCGTTCAGCTACGACGGCGTCCTCTCTCAGGGCAACGGTCTGCTTACGGTCGTCGAGGACGCCGCCCAGCACGCCGACCTGCTCCAGAAGCTGCTGAACGTCCCCGACGAGAGCCACGTCAAACTCGACAAAGGCATCGGAATGGACGTGGACACCCAGCTGGTCATCATCTCGAACCCAGACCTCGAAGCCCAACTGAACAAGCACGCCGACCGCGAGGGCCAGGACCCGCTGAAGGCGCTGAAACGCCGGCTGGACAAACACGAGTTCACGTACCTGACGAACCTCTCGCTGGAGGCGCAGTTGCTCCGGCGCGAACTCACGAACGAGACGGCGGTCTGGGACCCCGAGTCCTGGGACGAACTGGAGACGTGGATTCAGGAGCCACTGACCATCTCGGTCAGAGACGAGGTGGCCTCGGCCACCGAGAAGGAGCTGGCTCCACACACCGTCGAGTCCGCCGCGCTGTACGCCGTCGTCTCGCGGCTCGACAGCGCCGAGATCCCCACCGGGCTGGACCTCGTGGACAAGGCCCTGCTGTTCGACCGCGGCTACCTGATGGAGGGCGACGAGCGCGTCGACATCGACGACTACGACCTGGAGACTACCGCCGAGGACGGCGACCACGGCATCCCGGTCACCTACGTCCGTGATATCATCGCCGACCTGCTCCACGAGCCACAGGACCGACATCACTCCGACCTTCCGGTCGAGCACGTGCTGATGCCACGGGACGTGCTCAACGCCGTCGCCGAGGGGCTCGAAGACGCCCCCGTGTTCTCGACCGGTGAGGCCACGGAGTACGAGGAACGCGTTGTGACTGTCAAGAACTACATCTTCGGCCAGCAGGAACAGGACGTACTCGACGCGATGATGCGGGACAAGCGCGTCGACGAGGCGACCGTCGAGGAGTACATCGAGCACGTCTACGCCTGGGAATCGGACGACCAGATAGAGAACGAGCGGGGCGAACTCGTCGACCCCGACCCCCTGAAGATGAAGGTGTTCGAAATCGAGCACCTGGGCCGGTTCGACGAGAAGAACTACGACGGCAACGAGCCCGACCACGCCGTCGAGCAGTTCCGCACCGACAAGATAATCACGGCGCTGAACCGCCACGCGTGGCAGCGCCGCGACGAGGAGTTCCGCGTCGGCGACGTCAACCCCAAGGAGATTCCGGTCATCAACACG
- a CDS encoding serine protein kinase PrkA, translating to MSKNKETLEALSKEYRDTIPADLRKTNTFDWYLQQLYDEPKIARNAHQRVADMFDYYGKSYDEEAGVVEYELASEDPLNDGENTFYGRVIHEAIHEFVNKVKSGARGLGPEKRIKLLLGPVGSGKSDFDRQVRRYFEDYTSRDEGRMYTFRWTNLCDVIHDQDPADDVVRSPMNQDPLVLLPQAQRDKVIEDINEDLDAPYTIRNEQSLDPASEFYMDRLLAEYDDDLQAVLENHIEIVRFVADENQRRGIETFEPKDKKNQDETELTGDVNYSKIAIYGESDPRAFDYSGAFCNANRGIFSGEELLKLQREFLYDFLHASQEQTIKPKNNPRIDIDQVIVGRTNMPEYRDKKGDEKMEAFNDRTKRIDFPYVLQYEAEAQIYQKMLRNADLPDIQVEPHTLEMAGLFGVLTRIEEPDNESIDLIQKAKAYNGEIDEADDVDVKKLREEAEKMADIGEGMDGVSPRFIGDEIAEAIMDSMHRSRDFLSPLTTFNHLEGNLENHGSIDEESFSKYYRFLELVREEYKERAIEDVRHALAYDMDEIQRQGEKYMDHVMAYIDDATVEDELTGREQEPDEQFLRSVEEKLNLPEDRKDDFRQEVSNWVSRRAREGDTFNPQDNDRLRRALERKLWEDKKHNINFSALVSSSEMDDEERNQWIDALIEQGYSEEGAKEVLEFAGAEVAKSEMEE from the coding sequence ATGAGCAAGAACAAAGAGACACTTGAAGCGCTGAGCAAGGAGTACCGTGACACGATACCGGCGGACCTCCGGAAGACGAACACGTTCGACTGGTATCTGCAACAGTTGTACGACGAACCGAAGATCGCCCGCAACGCCCACCAGCGCGTGGCGGATATGTTCGACTACTACGGCAAGTCCTACGACGAGGAGGCCGGCGTGGTCGAGTACGAACTGGCGAGCGAGGACCCGCTGAACGACGGCGAGAACACCTTCTACGGCCGGGTCATCCACGAGGCGATCCACGAGTTCGTCAACAAGGTCAAATCCGGCGCTCGCGGGCTCGGCCCCGAGAAGCGCATCAAGCTACTGCTGGGGCCGGTCGGGTCGGGCAAGTCCGACTTCGACCGGCAGGTCCGGCGGTACTTCGAGGACTACACGAGCCGGGACGAGGGGCGGATGTACACGTTCCGATGGACGAACCTCTGTGACGTGATTCACGACCAGGACCCGGCCGACGACGTGGTCCGGTCGCCGATGAACCAGGACCCACTCGTGCTCCTTCCGCAGGCACAGCGGGACAAGGTCATCGAGGACATCAACGAGGACCTCGATGCGCCCTACACCATCCGGAACGAGCAGTCGCTGGACCCCGCCTCGGAGTTCTACATGGACCGCCTGCTGGCCGAATACGACGACGACCTCCAGGCTGTTCTCGAAAACCACATCGAAATCGTCCGCTTCGTCGCTGACGAGAACCAGCGGCGCGGTATCGAGACTTTCGAACCGAAAGACAAGAAAAATCAGGACGAGACGGAACTGACCGGCGACGTCAACTACTCGAAGATAGCCATCTACGGCGAGAGCGACCCGCGAGCGTTCGACTACTCCGGGGCGTTCTGTAACGCCAACCGCGGGATATTCTCCGGTGAGGAGCTGCTGAAGCTCCAGCGGGAGTTCCTCTATGACTTCCTCCATGCCAGTCAAGAACAGACAATCAAGCCCAAGAACAACCCCCGCATCGACATCGACCAGGTCATCGTCGGCCGGACGAACATGCCCGAGTACCGGGACAAGAAGGGCGATGAGAAGATGGAGGCGTTCAACGACCGGACCAAGCGCATCGACTTCCCCTACGTCCTCCAGTACGAGGCCGAGGCCCAGATTTACCAGAAGATGCTGCGCAACGCCGACCTGCCGGATATTCAGGTCGAGCCTCACACCCTGGAGATGGCGGGCCTGTTCGGCGTGCTGACCCGCATAGAGGAGCCGGACAACGAGTCCATCGACCTCATCCAGAAGGCGAAAGCCTACAACGGCGAAATCGACGAGGCCGACGACGTGGACGTGAAGAAACTCCGCGAGGAGGCCGAGAAGATGGCCGACATCGGCGAGGGGATGGACGGCGTCTCCCCGCGGTTCATCGGCGACGAGATCGCCGAGGCCATCATGGACTCGATGCACCGCAGCCGTGACTTCCTCTCGCCGCTGACGACGTTCAACCACCTCGAAGGCAACCTCGAAAACCACGGCTCCATCGACGAGGAGTCGTTCAGCAAGTACTACCGCTTCCTCGAACTCGTCCGCGAGGAGTACAAGGAGCGGGCCATCGAGGACGTGCGCCACGCGCTGGCCTACGACATGGACGAGATTCAGCGCCAGGGCGAGAAGTACATGGACCACGTCATGGCCTACATCGACGACGCGACCGTCGAGGACGAACTCACCGGCCGCGAGCAAGAGCCCGACGAGCAGTTCCTCCGGTCGGTCGAGGAGAAGCTCAATCTCCCCGAGGACCGCAAGGACGACTTCCGGCAGGAAGTGTCCAACTGGGTGTCCCGGCGCGCCCGCGAGGGTGACACGTTCAATCCGCAGGACAACGACCGCCTGCGCCGGGCGCTGGAACGCAAGCTCTGGGAGGACAAGAAGCACAACATCAACTTCTCGGCGCTTGTCTCCAGTTCGGAGATGGACGACGAGGAGCGCAACCAGTGGATCGACGCCCTCATCGAGCAGGGCTACTCCGAGGAGGGGGCCAAGGAAGTGCTCGAGTTCGCCGGTGCGGAGGTCGCCAAAAGCGAGATGGAAGAGTAA